A single genomic interval of Scatophagus argus isolate fScaArg1 chromosome 22, fScaArg1.pri, whole genome shotgun sequence harbors:
- the elk3 gene encoding ETS domain-containing protein Elk-3 gives MESSITLWQFLLQLLLDQSHKHLICWTSNDGEFKLLKSEEVAKLWGLRKNKTNMNYDKLSRALRYYYDKNIIKKVIGQKFVYKFVSFPEILKMDPAAVESGRSSEESGGATSEPEAEDEDGCGRNQYLHSGLYSSFTVSSLQHSLEPHQQIKMEPRSDRHDDSSSVIRFITNRGHSSLPSTPPPSSAETSHSSRPSSQQARSSSCSSSPPQSPAHTLWRGRGQSTETCEVEQNTQPLNLSSGQRERVRSQTTTTPERKGLVNGVPLKSRKPKGLEISASSLLLTGSDLVSIALNSPALPSGSLTPAFLTAQTPSGLLLTPSPLLSSIHFWSNLSPVGPLSPAQLQSHAPLFQFPTLLNGPIPVPLPNMDAPSPLLLSSSTHKS, from the exons ATGGAGAGTTCCATCACACTCTGGCagttcctgctgcagctgctgcttgacCAAAGTCACAAACATCTTATCTGCTGGACGTCCAACGATGGCGAGTTCAAGCTGCTTAAGTCAGAGGAAGTGGCCAAGCTCTGGGGGCTGCGCAAGAACAAGACCAACATGAACTATGACAAGCTGAGTAGAGCCCTGCGCTACTACTACGACAAA AACATCATCAAGAAGGTGATCGGCCAAAAGTTTGTTTACAAGTTTGTGTCATTCCCCGAGATTCTGAAGATGGACCCTGCGGCGGTGGAGTCAGGCCGCAGCAGTGAGGAAAGTGGGGGTGCAACATCAGAACCTGAAGCTGAAGACGAAGATGGGTGTGGGAGAAACCAATACCTCCACTCCGGCCTGTACTCCTCCTTCACCGTCAGTTCCCTGCAACACTCCTTAGAACCGCACCAACAGATCAAGATGGAGCCCCGATCAGATCGCCATGACGACAGCTCCTCTGTCATCCGATTTATAACCAACCGTGGTCACTCGTCCCTACCATCCACCCCACCTCCATCCTCAGCTGAGACCTCCCACTCCTCCAGGCCATCTTCTCAGCAGGCCCGCTcatcctcctgctcttcctccccGCCACAAAGCCCCGCCCACACACTGTGGAGAGGGCGGGGTCAGAGCACAGAGACTTGTGAGGTAGAGCAGAACACTCAACCTCTAAACCTGTCATCTGgtcagagggagagagtgaggtCACAGACCACAACAACACCAGAAAGAAAGGGATTAGTCAATGGTGTGCCtttgaaaagcagaaaaccCAAAGGCTTGGAAATCTCTGCCTCTTCACTCctcctgacaggaagtgaccttGTCTCCATTGCTCTCAACAGCCCGGCGCTGCCTTCAGGGTCCCTGACCCCCGCCTTCCTTACCGCACAG ACTCCGTCTGGTCTGCTGCTCACTCCCAGTCCTCTACTCTCCAGTATCCATTTCTGGTCCAACCTCAGTCCAGTGGGACCCCTCAGCCCAGCCCAACTGCAGAGCCATGCCCCCCTCTTTCAG TTCCCCACACTGCTGAATGGACCCATCCCCGTGCCTTTACCCAACATGGacgctccctctcctcttctgctgtcCTCCAGCACCCACAAGTCCTGA
- the cdk17 gene encoding cyclin-dependent kinase 17, translating to MEKMKRIKKRLSLTLRSSQTIDESLSELAEQMTIEDGGTKDNEPFMRNGRPPTSHSMHSFLHQYTGSFKKPPLRRPHSVIGGTLGSFMAMPRNGSRLDIVHENLKMGSDGESDQASGTSSDEVQSPTGVCLRNRVHRRISMEDLNKRLSLPADIRIPDGYLEKLQLSSPPFDQPLSRRSRRASLSEIGFGKLETYIKLDKLGEGTYATVFKGRSKLTDNLVALKEIRLEHEEGAPCTAIREVSLLKDLKHANIVTLHDIVHTDKSLTLVFEYLDKDLKQYMDDCGNIMSMHNVKIFLFQILRGLSYCHKRKVLHRDLKPQNLLINEKGELKLADFGLARAKSVPTKTYSNEVVTLWYRPPDVLLGSSEYSTQIDMWGVGCIFYEMAAGRPLFPGSTVEDELHLIFRLLGTPTEENWLGITSIEEFKSYNFPKYKPQPLINHAPRLDSEGIELLLSFLKYESKKRISAEEAMKHSYFRQLGMRVHTLPESISIFTLKEVQLQRDPGYRNSSYPESGNSKINRRQSMLF from the exons atggagaagatgaagaggattAAGAAGCGTCTGTCGTTAACGCTCCGCTCCAGTCAGACCATCGACGAGTCTCTGTCTGAACTGGCTGAGCAGATGACCATCGAGGATGGTGGCACCAAGGACAACG AGCCCTTCATGAGGAACGGCCGCCCGCCCACGTCCCACAGCATGCACTCCTTCCTGCACCAGTACACAGGCTCCTTCAAGAAGCCCCCGCTGCGCCGGCCGCACAGCGTCATCGGTGGCACCCTGGGGTCCTTCATGGCAATGCCACGCAATGGCAGTCGGCTGG ATATTGTGCATGAGAACCTGAAGATGGGCTCAGATGGGGAGAGCGACCAGGCATCGGGAACGTCTTCAGACGAGGTGCAGTCACCAACCGGCGTCTGTCTGAGGAACCGTGTCCACCGACGGATCTCCATGGAG gaCCTCAACAAGCGCTTATCTTTGCCTGCTGACATCCGAATTCCTGACGGTTACCTGgagaagctgcagctcagcagcccGCCTTTCGATCAGCCGCTCAGCCGACGCTCGCGCCGAGCCTCGCtg TCGGAGATTGGCTTTGGCAAGTTGGAGACGTACATTAAGCTGGACAAACTGGGAGAG GGAACCTATGCTACAGTATTTAAAGGACGCAGTAAGCTGACTGACAACCTGGTGGCGCTGAAGGAGATCAGGCTGGAGCACGAGGAAGGAGCACCATGCACCGCCATCCGAGAAG TGTCATTACTGAAGGACCTCAAACACGCCAACATCGTGACGCTACACGACATCGTCCACACTGACAAGAGCCTCACGCTCGTCTTCGAGTATCTG GATAAGGACCTGAAGCAGTACATGGATGACTGTGGAAATATAATGAGCATGCACAATGTGAAG ATTTTCCTGTTCCAGATTTTGCGAGGGCTGTCGTATTGTCATAAGAGAAAAGTTCTCCACAGGGACCTGAAGCCCCAGAACCTCCTTATCAACGAGAAAGGAGAACTCAAACTGGCTGATTTCG GTCTGGCGAGGGCCAAGTCTGTCCCGACTAAAACCTACTCCAACGAGGTGGTGACTCTTTGGTATCGGCCTCCTGATGTCCTGCTGGGATCCTCTGAGTATTCAACACAGATTGACATGTG gggTGTTGGTTGTATATTCTATGAGATGGCTGCAGGTCGGCCGCTTTTCCCCGGCTCCACTGTGGAAGATGAGCTCCACCTCATCTTCAGGTTACTGG GCACGCCCACAGAGGAGAACTGGCTGGGAATCACCTCCATTGAAGAGTTTAAATCCTACAACTTTCCCAAATACAAACCACAGCCATTAATCAACCACGCTCCCAG GCTGGACAGCGAAGGCATCGAACTGCTGCTGTCTTTCCTCAAA TACGAATCCAAGAAGAGGATTTCAGCCGAAGAGGCCATGAAACATTCCTACTTCAGGCAGCTCGGGATGAGAGTGCACACATTGCCTGAGA GTATATCAATATTCACATTAAAAgaagtgcagctgcagagagaccCTGGCTACAGGAACTCCTCGTACCCAGAGTCAG GTAACAGCAAGATCAACAGGAGGCAGAGCATGCTCTTCTAA